One region of Candidatus Omnitrophota bacterium genomic DNA includes:
- the rpsL gene encoding 30S ribosomal protein S12: MPTITQLIRKRRTQKSKKGKSPALMNCPQRRGVCLQVKTMTPKKPNSALRKIARVRLSNKMEVTSYIPGEGHNLQEHSIVLVRGGRVKDLPGVRYHIVRGTLDTTGVKGRKKSRSKYGAKREK, from the coding sequence ATGCCGACAATAACACAGTTGATCAGGAAAAGAAGAACGCAGAAAAGCAAGAAGGGTAAATCTCCTGCTTTAATGAATTGCCCGCAACGCCGCGGCGTTTGCTTGCAAGTTAAAACAATGACTCCTAAAAAGCCAAATTCGGCTTTACGAAAGATTGCTAGGGTTCGACTTTCAAACAAGATGGAAGTCACTTCCTACATTCCTGGTGAAGGACATAATTTACAAGAGCATTCCATCGTTCTTGTTCGAGGTGGACGAGTTAAGGATTTGCCAGGTGTTCGATATCATATAGTAAGAGGAACTTTAGATACGACAGGTGTTAAAGGTCGTAAGAAATCGCGATCCAAATATGGAGCTAAAAGAGAAAAGTAA
- the rpsG gene encoding 30S ribosomal protein S7 encodes MRRRRAEKRQVQPDPKYKSQLVSTFIAMIMLEGKKTLAERIVYGAFDLLKKKTSEEDVVKVFSKAIDNVRPRNQVKARRVGGSTYQIPMEVSPLKGNSIALRWIRNFALAKKGKPIQVKLADELYAAFKGEGPAVKKRDETHKMAEANQAFAHLRW; translated from the coding sequence ATGAGACGACGTAGAGCAGAAAAAAGACAAGTACAGCCAGACCCAAAATATAAAAGTCAATTAGTTTCAACTTTTATTGCGATGATCATGCTTGAGGGGAAAAAGACGCTGGCAGAGCGCATTGTTTATGGTGCTTTTGATTTATTAAAGAAAAAGACATCCGAAGAAGATGTGGTTAAAGTTTTTTCTAAAGCGATTGACAATGTTCGTCCAAGGAATCAAGTTAAGGCTAGAAGAGTCGGCGGGTCAACATATCAGATTCCAATGGAAGTTTCACCTCTTAAGGGTAATTCTATTGCGCTTAGATGGATCCGAAATTTTGCGTTAGCAAAAAAAGGAAAACCAATTCAAGTTAAATTAGCTGATGAGCTTTATGCTGCTTTTAAGGGCGAAGGGCCAGCTGTTAAAAAACGAGATGAAACACATAAGATGGCTGAAGCTAATCAGGCTTTCGCCCATTTGAGATGGTAA
- the fusA gene encoding elongation factor G, translated as MADKHTLDQVRNIGIIAHIDAGKTTTTERILFYAGVIHRMGTVDEGTAVMDWMEQEQERGITITSANTTCFWRDCKINIIDTPGHVDFTVEVERSLKVLDGAVVVLCATSGVQPQTETVWRQADRYSVPRIVFINKMDRLGASFDNVLGQMYERLGAHAAAIQFPVGAEDDFTGIVDIIREKLITYEDKEGSKRVEQDVPEELKAKTLEYKHLLIEKVSEVDDQLMEKFLEEQEITMEDLNGAIRRTVVANTFIPVLCGTALRNKGVQMVLDAVCDYLPSPLDVPPVKGLDPKTEEEIIRHPKESEPLAALAFKIAMDPYVGKLFFTRIYSGKIVSGVPIYNLTQGVKEKISKIVVMHSNKQEIISQAGPGEIVALVGLKETKSGDTLCNESNRIVLESMRIPEPVVSMAVEPLTKADQDKMGMTLKKFLDEDPSFRANYDKETGETIISGMGELHLEIIVDRMKREFGLETKVGRPQVAYKETITQKAMGITGKHITQSGGRGQYGHVIINVEPHEERGKGITFVDKIKGGAIPREYIKPVEQGIRSAALTGVLGGYPVDGIEVTLVDGSYHDVDSSELAFQLAAKNALHEALRKGKSVFLEPIMDIEVVVPEEFMGTVVGDLNTRRAKITEMGNRGVLKTARCEVPLAEMFNYAGAIRSLSQGRATFSMEPAYYAEVPSFVAEKIQGRNTGKSGN; from the coding sequence ATGGCAGATAAACATACATTAGATCAAGTTAGAAATATCGGAATTATTGCGCATATCGATGCAGGTAAGACTACGACTACAGAACGTATTCTTTTTTATGCTGGCGTTATTCATCGCATGGGTACGGTTGATGAAGGAACAGCCGTTATGGATTGGATGGAGCAAGAGCAAGAAAGAGGCATTACGATTACTTCTGCAAACACGACATGTTTTTGGCGAGATTGCAAAATTAATATTATTGATACACCAGGGCATGTTGACTTTACTGTTGAGGTAGAGCGTTCTTTGAAAGTTTTAGATGGAGCCGTTGTTGTGCTTTGTGCAACAAGCGGTGTTCAACCACAAACAGAAACTGTTTGGCGTCAAGCAGATCGCTATAGTGTTCCACGCATTGTTTTTATAAATAAGATGGATCGTCTTGGAGCAAGTTTTGACAATGTTTTAGGTCAAATGTATGAGCGTTTAGGTGCACATGCAGCAGCGATTCAATTTCCTGTTGGAGCCGAAGACGATTTTACAGGAATTGTTGATATTATTAGAGAAAAACTTATTACTTATGAAGATAAAGAAGGATCTAAAAGAGTTGAGCAAGATGTTCCTGAAGAATTAAAAGCTAAAACTTTAGAGTATAAGCATTTGTTGATTGAAAAAGTTTCTGAAGTTGATGATCAGCTGATGGAGAAGTTTTTAGAAGAGCAAGAAATTACAATGGAAGATCTTAATGGCGCGATCAGAAGAACGGTTGTTGCTAATACATTTATTCCAGTTTTGTGTGGAACAGCTCTTCGAAATAAGGGTGTTCAGATGGTCCTTGACGCTGTTTGCGATTATCTTCCGTCTCCTTTGGATGTCCCACCTGTAAAAGGACTTGATCCAAAAACTGAAGAAGAAATTATACGTCACCCAAAAGAGTCTGAACCATTAGCTGCATTGGCATTTAAGATTGCAATGGATCCTTATGTTGGAAAGTTATTTTTTACACGTATCTATTCGGGTAAAATTGTTTCAGGAGTCCCAATCTATAATTTAACACAAGGTGTTAAAGAGAAGATTTCCAAGATCGTTGTTATGCATTCAAATAAACAAGAAATTATAAGCCAAGCGGGTCCTGGTGAAATTGTGGCGTTAGTTGGGTTGAAAGAAACGAAATCTGGAGATACACTTTGCAACGAATCTAATCGAATTGTTTTGGAGAGCATGAGAATTCCTGAGCCAGTTGTTTCTATGGCTGTTGAGCCTTTAACAAAGGCAGACCAAGATAAAATGGGAATGACTTTAAAGAAATTTTTGGATGAAGATCCGTCTTTTAGAGCAAATTATGATAAGGAAACAGGCGAAACTATTATTTCTGGCATGGGTGAGCTTCATTTAGAAATTATCGTTGACCGCATGAAAAGAGAATTTGGTCTTGAAACAAAAGTTGGGCGTCCACAAGTTGCCTATAAAGAAACAATTACTCAAAAAGCAATGGGTATCACAGGAAAACATATTACTCAGTCTGGTGGTCGTGGTCAATACGGGCATGTTATCATTAATGTTGAGCCTCATGAGGAGAGAGGAAAAGGTATTACTTTTGTTGATAAAATTAAAGGTGGTGCAATTCCTCGAGAATATATTAAGCCTGTTGAGCAAGGTATTCGAAGTGCTGCACTTACTGGTGTTTTGGGCGGTTATCCCGTAGACGGCATAGAAGTCACTCTTGTCGACGGTTCTTATCATGATGTTGATTCAAGCGAATTAGCTTTTCAGTTGGCTGCAAAGAATGCGCTGCACGAAGCTCTTCGAAAAGGAAAGTCTGTTTTCTTAGAGCCGATTATGGATATTGAGGTTGTTGTCCCAGAAGAATTTATGGGAACAGTTGTTGGTGACTTAAATACAAGACGAGCAAAAATTACCGAGATGGGTAACAGAGGTGTTTTAAAAACAGCTCGTTGTGAGGTTCCGCTAGCAGAAATGTTTAATTATGCTGGTGCAATTCGATCACTATCTCAAGGACGTGCTACTTTTTCAATGGAGCCAGCTTATTATGCAGAGGTTCCTAGCTTTGTAGCCGAAAAAATACAAGGACGAAATACAGGAAAATCAGGCAATTAA
- the tuf gene encoding elongation factor Tu, translating into MAKEKFVRNKPHLNIGTIGHVDHGKTTLSAAITTILAKKGLAALRSYDSIDNAPEEKERGVTINIAHLEYETENRHYAHIDCPGHADYIKNMITGAAQMDGAILVVSAADGAMPQTREHILLARQVNVPRLVVFLNKCDQVEDKELLELVELELRELLSKYKFDGDNTPIIMGSALDALNNQDDETKTKPILDLMAAVDDYILAPERELDKPFSMAVEDVFSISGRGTVATGRIERGIVKVGEEVDIVGLRPEIGKTVVTGVEMFRKELEQGQAGDNVGLLLRGVAKEAIERGMVLAKPGSISPHTKFKASVYILTKEEGGRHTPFFKGYRPQFYFRTTDVTGTAQLPAGVEMVMPGDNVELEIELIIPVAMEKELRFAIREGGRTVGAGVISEIIA; encoded by the coding sequence ATGGCAAAAGAAAAATTCGTAAGAAATAAACCTCATTTGAATATTGGAACAATTGGTCACGTTGATCATGGAAAAACAACTTTAAGTGCGGCAATTACAACAATTTTAGCGAAAAAAGGTTTAGCTGCGCTGCGTAGTTATGATTCGATTGATAATGCTCCAGAAGAAAAGGAAAGAGGCGTTACAATTAATATCGCTCATCTTGAGTATGAAACAGAAAATCGTCATTATGCTCATATTGATTGTCCAGGACATGCTGATTATATTAAGAATATGATCACGGGTGCAGCGCAGATGGACGGTGCAATTCTTGTTGTTTCTGCAGCTGATGGTGCTATGCCTCAAACAAGAGAGCATATTCTTTTGGCTCGTCAGGTAAACGTTCCAAGACTTGTTGTCTTTTTAAATAAATGCGATCAAGTTGAAGACAAAGAACTTCTTGAGCTTGTTGAATTAGAGCTTCGAGAACTTCTTTCAAAATATAAGTTTGATGGAGATAATACTCCAATCATTATGGGAAGCGCATTAGATGCGTTAAATAATCAAGACGATGAAACGAAAACAAAGCCAATCTTAGATCTTATGGCAGCTGTTGATGATTATATCTTAGCTCCAGAAAGAGAATTAGATAAGCCGTTTTCAATGGCAGTTGAAGATGTTTTTTCAATTTCGGGTCGTGGTACTGTTGCGACAGGTCGAATTGAAAGAGGTATTGTTAAAGTTGGAGAAGAAGTGGATATCGTTGGACTTCGACCAGAAATTGGAAAAACTGTTGTTACAGGTGTTGAAATGTTTAGAAAAGAACTTGAACAAGGACAGGCTGGCGATAACGTTGGGCTCCTTCTTCGAGGTGTTGCTAAAGAAGCGATCGAACGTGGAATGGTTTTGGCCAAGCCAGGTTCAATTTCACCTCATACAAAGTTTAAGGCATCTGTTTATATTTTAACAAAAGAGGAAGGTGGGCGACATACTCCATTTTTTAAGGGATATCGACCACAGTTTTATTTTAGAACAACAGATGTTACAGGAACAGCACAGCTTCCGGCAGGCGTTGAAATGGTTATGCCAGGAGATAACGTTGAGCTTGAAATTGAATTAATTATTCCAGTCGCTATGGAAAAAGAGCTAAGGTTTGCTATCCGTGAAGGTGGACGAACTGTTGGTGCTGGAGTTATTTCAGAGATTATCGCGTAA
- the rpsJ gene encoding 30S ribosomal protein S10: protein MNMQKIRIKLKAFDHRLIDQSTEEIVETAKRTGAKISGPIPIPTKKELFTVLRSPVIDKKSREQFKLATHKRLIDLIDPTAKTVEALRKLNLPAGVDVEIKQ, encoded by the coding sequence ATAAACATGCAAAAAATAAGAATAAAATTAAAAGCTTTTGATCATCGATTAATTGATCAGTCAACCGAAGAGATTGTTGAGACTGCAAAACGGACTGGTGCTAAAATTTCTGGTCCTATTCCGATTCCAACAAAGAAAGAACTCTTCACGGTTCTTCGATCTCCAGTCATTGACAAGAAATCGAGAGAACAATTTAAGCTCGCAACACATAAACGTTTGATTGATTTGATCGATCCAACAGCAAAAACGGTTGAGGCGTTACGAAAACTCAATCTTCCTGCCGGTGTTGACGTTGAAATAAAACAATAG
- the rplD gene encoding 50S ribosomal protein L4 — protein sequence MPACIVHDIKGKKIEEFDLPEIIFGGHINKAVLHQAIVMYQANLRQGNASTKERGSVSGGGKKPYRQKGTGRARAGSTRSPLWKGGGTTFGPLPRDFNYTLPKKMRDAALRASLNAKYSSDDLVCIDKLAVETDKTKDFAKTLKSLNLRGKVLALVDLADEKLTRVSRNLPFFSMIRPCDVTAYDILKSKKVLITKSAFEQLLKRVT from the coding sequence ATGCCAGCTTGTATAGTACACGATATTAAAGGGAAAAAAATAGAAGAATTTGATCTTCCAGAGATTATTTTTGGAGGACATATTAATAAAGCTGTTTTGCATCAAGCGATTGTGATGTATCAAGCAAATCTCCGGCAAGGCAATGCTTCAACTAAGGAGCGTGGATCAGTATCAGGTGGCGGTAAAAAACCATATCGTCAAAAAGGTACTGGTCGAGCTAGAGCTGGATCAACGCGATCGCCTTTATGGAAAGGTGGCGGAACTACATTTGGTCCTCTTCCGAGAGATTTTAATTATACATTGCCTAAGAAAATGAGAGACGCTGCTTTAAGGGCAAGTTTGAATGCAAAATATAGCAGTGACGATCTTGTTTGTATTGATAAACTAGCCGTTGAAACAGATAAGACAAAAGATTTTGCAAAAACGCTAAAAAGTTTAAATTTAAGAGGTAAGGTTCTAGCGCTAGTTGATTTGGCAGATGAGAAATTAACTCGAGTTTCAAGAAATCTTCCATTTTTTAGCATGATACGTCCTTGCGATGTTACGGCGTATGATATTCTAAAAAGCAAAAAAGTTTTAATTACAAAATCTGCTTTTGAGCAACTGCTTAAACGGGTTACATAA
- the rplW gene encoding 50S ribosomal protein L23 yields the protein MANSYDIVKTLIRTEKGTVLEAERKYLFQVDSRSTKVDIQKAIENIYKVKVQDVNTIIVPGKKKRVRQALGRTPDWKKAVVTLKEGSKIEVT from the coding sequence ATGGCTAATAGCTACGATATTGTTAAAACATTAATTCGAACTGAAAAGGGAACTGTTCTAGAAGCAGAAAGAAAATATCTTTTTCAGGTTGATTCACGTTCGACAAAGGTTGATATTCAAAAAGCAATTGAGAATATTTATAAAGTTAAAGTTCAAGACGTTAACACCATTATTGTTCCAGGAAAAAAGAAACGTGTACGTCAAGCTTTAGGGCGAACGCCAGACTGGAAAAAAGCAGTTGTAACGCTTAAAGAAGGAAGCAAAATCGAGGTAACTTAA
- the rplB gene encoding 50S ribosomal protein L2 — translation MGLKKFRPTTNALRHTVISDFSEITKSKPEKSLLTPLKKSGGRNSYGRVTARYRSGGHKRMYRLIDFKRNRIDDPAIVLAIEYDPNRSARIALIEYLDKTRSYILAPLELKVGSKVVSTQDKNAEILPGNCMPIEKIPLGTAVHNIELLPGKGGKIVRSAGTSAQIMAKEGQEAHIRLPSSEVRKIKVNCRATIGQIGNVEHESISIGKAGRSRWLGRKGHVRGVAMNPVDHPHGGGEGKKAQGSPHPVTPWGKPTKGYKTRVKGKYSDKFIIRRRKKGIR, via the coding sequence ATGGGATTAAAAAAATTTCGCCCAACAACAAATGCATTACGACATACTGTTATTTCTGATTTTTCTGAAATTACAAAGTCAAAACCAGAAAAGTCTCTTTTAACTCCGCTAAAAAAATCAGGAGGACGAAATAGTTACGGACGAGTGACTGCACGTTATCGTTCTGGTGGTCATAAAAGAATGTATCGCTTGATTGATTTCAAGCGTAATCGAATTGATGATCCAGCAATAGTGTTAGCTATTGAATATGATCCTAACCGATCTGCACGTATTGCATTAATTGAATATTTAGACAAAACTAGATCTTATATTTTAGCGCCATTAGAATTAAAGGTTGGTAGCAAGGTTGTAAGCACACAGGATAAAAATGCTGAAATTTTGCCAGGTAACTGTATGCCCATTGAAAAGATTCCTCTAGGGACAGCTGTTCATAATATTGAGCTTTTACCTGGAAAAGGTGGAAAAATTGTCCGGTCTGCAGGAACATCTGCTCAGATTATGGCAAAAGAAGGACAAGAAGCGCATATTCGTCTTCCTTCTAGTGAAGTTCGAAAAATCAAAGTTAATTGTCGCGCAACTATTGGACAAATTGGAAATGTTGAGCATGAATCAATATCTATTGGAAAAGCAGGCCGTTCTCGTTGGCTTGGTCGCAAAGGACATGTTCGAGGCGTTGCTATGAATCCTGTAGATCATCCTCATGGTGGCGGTGAAGGAAAAAAGGCACAAGGAAGTCCGCATCCAGTAACTCCTTGGGGTAAGCCAACAAAAGGGTATAAGACGCGGGTAAAAGGAAAATATTCAGACAAGTTTATTATTCGAAGAAGAAAAAAAGGAATACGGTAA
- the rpsS gene encoding 30S ribosomal protein S19 — MPRSIKKGPYIADHLLKKLEKMQKSAQKLPIKTWSRESTVTPDFVGYTVAVHDGRKHVPVFITENMVGYKFGSFAPTRTFRKHGGVKAKKAATKT; from the coding sequence ATGCCACGTTCAATTAAAAAAGGACCATATATCGCTGATCACTTGCTTAAGAAGTTAGAAAAAATGCAAAAGTCAGCACAAAAACTTCCTATTAAAACATGGTCAAGAGAATCGACTGTAACGCCTGATTTTGTTGGATATACGGTTGCAGTTCACGATGGAAGAAAGCATGTCCCGGTTTTCATTACAGAAAATATGGTTGGATACAAATTTGGTTCCTTTGCTCCAACAAGAACATTTAGAAAGCATGGCGGCGTTAAAGCTAAAAAAGCTGCAACAAAGACATAA
- the rplV gene encoding 50S ribosomal protein L22, with protein sequence MIVKAKGRFIRVTPTKVRQVIDLIRGKDVKTSLTILDQLPKGASDRIKKVLNSAVSNAKQKGLNENQLLVSKITADLGSSWRRYRSAAFGRAVGILKKTTHLTVELDLKTKK encoded by the coding sequence ATGATTGTAAAAGCAAAAGGAAGATTTATTCGAGTTACTCCGACTAAGGTTCGGCAAGTTATTGATTTGATTCGCGGTAAAGATGTAAAAACATCTTTGACAATTTTAGATCAATTACCAAAAGGGGCATCTGATCGGATTAAGAAAGTTTTAAATTCTGCTGTAAGCAATGCTAAGCAAAAAGGTTTGAATGAAAATCAGCTTCTTGTTTCAAAAATCACGGCAGATTTAGGCTCATCGTGGCGCAGATATCGCTCTGCAGCATTTGGACGTGCAGTTGGAATATTAAAGAAAACAACTCATTTAACCGTTGAATTAGATTTAAAGACAAAAAAGTAG
- the rpsC gene encoding 30S ribosomal protein S3, with protein sequence MGQKVSPIILRIGYIKDWQSRWFAGKKEFATNVTEDYRIRKHIQKKFAHAAVAQVEIERLRGQVRIRISSARPGVIIGRRGADIDRLKEDLSGLTTKELAIDIKEVKNPAIDANLVAQSVALQLEKRIAFRRAMKRAIDQAMQSGVQGIKIGCSGRLNGAEMARRETYKEGKLPLQTFRADIDYGFAEAQTTYGTIGVKTWIYHGDAILDKKKEEEIEEPKIEEKQLKEK encoded by the coding sequence GTGGGACAAAAAGTTAGCCCTATTATTTTACGCATTGGTTATATTAAAGATTGGCAAAGTCGTTGGTTTGCTGGAAAGAAAGAGTTTGCAACAAACGTTACTGAAGATTATCGAATTAGAAAGCACATTCAAAAGAAGTTTGCACATGCGGCTGTTGCTCAAGTTGAAATTGAGAGATTAAGAGGGCAAGTAAGAATTCGCATTAGTTCCGCGCGCCCTGGAGTTATTATTGGTCGACGAGGTGCTGATATTGATCGGCTTAAAGAAGATTTAAGTGGATTGACAACAAAAGAACTTGCAATTGATATTAAAGAGGTTAAGAATCCGGCAATTGACGCGAACTTAGTCGCACAGAGTGTTGCTCTTCAGCTTGAAAAACGCATTGCTTTTAGACGTGCTATGAAAAGAGCGATCGACCAAGCAATGCAATCAGGTGTGCAGGGAATTAAAATTGGATGTTCTGGGCGTCTTAATGGTGCTGAAATGGCAAGGCGAGAGACGTATAAAGAGGGAAAGCTTCCTTTGCAGACATTTCGTGCTGATATTGATTATGGATTTGCGGAAGCACAGACTACTTATGGAACAATTGGCGTTAAAACTTGGATTTATCATGGGGATGCCATTTTAGATAAGAAAAAAGAAGAAGAAATAGAAGAACCAAAAATAGAAGAAAAGCAGTTAAAGGAAAAATAG
- the rplP gene encoding 50S ribosomal protein L16: MLLMPRKVKFRKAQKGKNRGIAVRGSRLTFGEYGLKALENGLIRANHVETARITVARKMKGVGKLWINIFPSKPVTKKPAETRQGKGKGDLDHWVCPVKRGKILFEIGGVPENFAKTIFRLVAFKMPVRTKFVSRSGQV; encoded by the coding sequence ATGCTTTTAATGCCAAGAAAAGTTAAGTTTCGAAAAGCTCAAAAAGGTAAGAATCGCGGTATTGCGGTAAGAGGAAGTCGTTTGACTTTTGGTGAATATGGGCTTAAGGCGTTGGAAAACGGCCTGATTCGGGCCAATCATGTTGAGACAGCACGTATTACTGTTGCTCGAAAAATGAAGGGCGTTGGAAAACTTTGGATTAACATTTTTCCATCAAAGCCAGTTACTAAAAAGCCAGCAGAAACACGTCAAGGAAAAGGAAAAGGGGACCTTGATCACTGGGTTTGCCCTGTGAAGCGAGGAAAAATTCTTTTTGAAATTGGTGGCGTTCCAGAAAATTTTGCAAAAACCATTTTCCGTTTAGTTGCATTTAAAATGCCAGTTCGAACAAAATTTGTTTCGCGTTCAGGACAGGTTTAA
- the rpmC gene encoding 50S ribosomal protein L29, producing MNTKDLRALDIEELIQKEKVIKKELFGLNYQRKFGKVEKPARFSLLRKDVARIKTVLKERKTQ from the coding sequence ATGAATACAAAAGATTTAAGAGCTTTAGATATCGAAGAGCTAATTCAAAAAGAAAAAGTAATTAAAAAAGAATTATTCGGCCTAAATTATCAAAGAAAATTTGGAAAGGTTGAAAAACCTGCAAGATTTAGTTTGCTAAGAAAAGATGTGGCACGAATTAAAACTGTTTTAAAGGAAAGAAAAACGCAATGA
- the rpsQ gene encoding 30S ribosomal protein S17 — MTERANRRKVMTGTVISNKMDKTCVVQISWHAKHKKYLKPVKRSQKYKTHDEKNETQPGNLVEIMETRPLSKDKRWILKKILKKEVE; from the coding sequence ATGACCGAAAGAGCGAATAGAAGAAAAGTAATGACCGGTACGGTTATCAGCAATAAGATGGACAAAACGTGCGTTGTTCAGATTTCTTGGCATGCTAAACATAAGAAATATCTTAAGCCTGTTAAACGATCTCAGAAATACAAAACTCATGATGAAAAGAATGAAACGCAACCAGGAAATCTTGTTGAAATCATGGAAACACGACCCCTTTCAAAAGACAAGCGTTGGATCCTTAAGAAAATTCTAAAGAAAGAAGTTGAATAA
- the rplN gene encoding 50S ribosomal protein L14: MIYMGTILNVADNSGARKASFIGVLNAHGRRSAQVGEMVRVNIKESAPRAGIKKGEVVKAVIVRQKFPVRRVDGTYVKFDSNAVVIVDDNGNPKGTRVFGPVARELRNMDYMKIVSLAPEVV, translated from the coding sequence ATGATTTATATGGGAACAATTTTAAATGTTGCGGATAATTCAGGAGCACGCAAAGCGTCTTTTATAGGCGTTTTAAATGCTCATGGTCGGCGTTCTGCTCAGGTTGGCGAAATGGTGCGTGTGAATATTAAAGAATCGGCTCCTAGGGCTGGAATTAAAAAAGGTGAAGTTGTTAAGGCTGTTATTGTTCGACAAAAATTCCCTGTACGCCGCGTTGACGGAACATATGTTAAATTTGATAGCAATGCAGTTGTCATTGTTGACGACAACGGTAATCCAAAAGGAACACGTGTTTTTGGACCAGTTGCTCGAGAATTAAGAAATATGGATTATATGAAAATTGTTTCACTAGCGCCAGAGGTTGTGTAA
- the rplX gene encoding 50S ribosomal protein L24: MKIKKNDIVEIIAGKDKGKKGKVLRVFPKIQKAVVENINIIKKARRKTQEDQKGGIVEIETPLNLSNLMLVCKQCSKRIRTKISVLKDGAKIRECKKCGAAN; the protein is encoded by the coding sequence ATAAAAATTAAGAAAAACGATATTGTTGAAATAATTGCTGGAAAAGATAAAGGGAAAAAAGGAAAAGTTTTGCGTGTTTTTCCAAAAATTCAGAAGGCAGTTGTTGAAAATATTAATATCATAAAGAAAGCAAGACGCAAAACTCAGGAAGATCAAAAAGGTGGTATTGTTGAAATTGAGACACCGCTTAATTTGAGCAATCTGATGCTTGTGTGCAAACAGTGCAGTAAACGAATTCGGACGAAGATTTCAGTTCTTAAAGATGGAGCAAAAATTCGTGAATGCAAAAAGTGTGGAGCGGCAAATTAA
- the rplE gene encoding 50S ribosomal protein L5 yields the protein MKPRLLDRYQQEIVPKIQEKFEIKNKMAVPCLEKIVVNMGVGEAVADIKILEAAVKDLGMIVGQKPIIRRSKKAISNFKLREGLPVGCKVTLRKFKMYEFLDRLLNIALPRIRDFNGVSRKSFDKSGNYTLGITDQSIFPEVELDQIQRVQGMDITLVFNHGPQEQTFEILTLLGMPFRKN from the coding sequence ATGAAACCAAGACTTTTAGATCGATATCAACAAGAAATAGTTCCAAAGATTCAGGAAAAGTTTGAAATTAAGAATAAAATGGCTGTTCCTTGTTTAGAGAAAATTGTTGTTAATATGGGGGTTGGCGAAGCGGTTGCAGATATTAAGATTCTTGAAGCTGCGGTTAAGGATTTAGGCATGATTGTTGGACAAAAACCGATTATTCGACGTTCTAAGAAGGCAATTTCTAATTTTAAATTACGAGAAGGGTTACCAGTTGGATGCAAGGTTACGTTAAGAAAGTTTAAAATGTATGAATTTCTTGATCGTCTTTTAAATATTGCACTTCCTCGAATTCGTGATTTTAATGGAGTTTCAAGGAAATCTTTTGATAAATCAGGAAATTATACGCTAGGCATTACTGACCAGTCAATTTTTCCTGAGGTTGAGCTGGACCAAATTCAAAGAGTGCAAGGAATGGATATCACGCTTGTTTTTAATCATGGCCCTCAAGAGCAAACATTTGAGATTTTGACTCTCCTGGGGATGCCTTTTAGAAAGAATTAA
- a CDS encoding type Z 30S ribosomal protein S14, which translates to MAKKALRIREARPPKFPTRQHNRCVLCGRPKGYLRRFGICRICFRELAWKGEIPGVKKASW; encoded by the coding sequence ATGGCAAAAAAGGCATTAAGAATAAGAGAAGCAAGACCGCCGAAGTTTCCAACGCGTCAGCACAATCGATGCGTGTTGTGTGGTCGACCAAAAGGATATTTAAGACGTTTTGGTATTTGCCGAATTTGTTTTCGGGAGCTCGCTTGGAAAGGCGAAATTCCTGGTGTAAAGAAAGCAAGTTGGTAA